One part of the Glycine soja cultivar W05 chromosome 11, ASM419377v2, whole genome shotgun sequence genome encodes these proteins:
- the LOC114374785 gene encoding uncharacterized protein LOC114374785 — translation MNIMSTHQCSWPVRIQDHPDKGSINKAPFSRGSEFLNVGYHAQKYGHSARKCRPIFASSVSNSMDPSDSDDTDKKKPQNGEMGGVNSEMLRESLEKIVGEDDSTFSGFDLATLIRNKYGRSYDVQLIKKEFMGRNLLAMNVMWKYMEQRSFPLTEEEYILRLDDIANTLKCWGAVSHIRNSLEKSKERPRIGKAVSIFIDMDESGARSNEWIYK, via the exons ATGAACATCATGTCTACCCACCAGTGTAGTTGGCCTGTGAGAATTCAGGATCATCCTGACAAAGGAAGTATTAACAAGGCTCCATTTTCCAGAGGATCGGAATTCCTTAATGTTGGATACCATGCTCAAAAATATGGCCATAGTGCCAGAAAATGTAGGCCCATTTTTGCCAGTTCAGTGAGCAACAGTATGGATCCTTCTGATTCAGATGACACTGATAAGAAAAAACCTCAGAATGGTGAAATGGGAGGA GTGAATAGTGAAATGCTTAGAGAGAGTCTCGAGAAAATAGTTGGAGAAGATGATTCCACGTTTAGTGGATTTGACCTTGCTACTCTTATCAGGAACAAATATGGGAGGTCTTATGATGTACAGTTGATAAAGAAG GAATTCATGGGAAGAAATCTCCTTGCGATGAATGTCATGTGGAAGTACATGGAGCAG AGATCTTTCCCATTGACCGAAGAAGAGTATATTTTGAGGCTTGATGATATTGCAAACACCTTAAAATGTTGGGGAGCTGTCTCACATATTCGGAACAGCCTAGAAAAGTCGAAGGAACGACCTCGGATAGGCAAG GCAGTAAGCATTTTTATAGATATGGATGAGTCGGGTGCTCGTTCCAACGAGTGGATCTACAAATAG
- the LOC114374781 gene encoding uncharacterized protein LOC114374781: MVAIMQQQQQHQQQQQNPSALVPPQLKNPQSSTTTTTATTTPLRSPSAQSPLSVVQPIRQPPPPSHPVVPVTTVEPGLTAVPTCPLVRVRLSDIAPYDGAPGGPYLRAMEALCGSLLRHNAALIELGNEDTALMRCGLEGARLFFRSRAHLGSGKGSRGVYMYRAGRALEDWDSSPPCMADIFRCMGKASRSALCAIARHLRLRSDVFNHLLDDAPLPANEVSSSVLVVTYSHASLQNGRGAIGGSKPTMNGEVEKGLLTLISSDTPGLQVCDPSGRWYLADSGFGPGDLLLITGKALSHATAGLCPAASYRASPDYFLSPNGGGRSSLAYRLMPQGNAILDCSPIAAAGHVIPQSYVRISVSQFMDDLAAEELIGSRCDNADAAAQHNVNKEPSLRSVLSDPLSGTFLEDAMLVSCGHSFGGLMLRRVIETSKCTLCNVEIETGSLIPNHALRAAAAAVKHEDDRRLFRNAALRKRRKEMGDQMDSMRRVNGENGDFTAADGLQRGVQYPFLVNEKVVIKGNRRTPEKFVGKEAVITSQCLNGWYLLKIIETGENVRLQYRSLRKLLNSPADQCPSQPIQNSSS, translated from the exons ATGGTAGCGATCATgcaacagcagcagcagcatcaACAGCAACAGCAGAACCCCTCTGCACTGGTGCCACCTCAGCTCAAGAATCCCCAATCCTCCACCACAaccaccaccgccaccaccaCTCCCCTTAGGTCACCCTCCGCCCAGTCGCCGCTCTCCGTCGTCCAACCCATCCGGCAACCCCCACCCCCCTCTCATCCGGTGGTGCCGGTTACGACGGTGGAGCCCGGTCTGACGGCGGTGCCGACGTGTCCGCTGGTCAGAGTCCGGCTCTCGGACATTGCCCCCTATGACGGGGCACCAGGGGGACCCTATCTGAGAGCAATGGAGGCACTGTGTGGGTCTCTGTTGCGGCACAATGCTGCTTTGATCGAATTGGGGAACGAAGACACTGCTCTGATGCGATGCGGCTTGGAAGGTGCGAGGTTGTTCTTCAGAAGTAGGGCCCACCTTGGTTCTGGCAAGGGCAGCCGTGGGGTTTACATGTACAGAGCAGGAAG GGCTTTGGAGGATTGGGATTCTTCTCCCCCTTGCATGGCTGATATTTTCAGGTGCATGGGAAAGGCATCTCGATCCGCCTTGTGTGCCATTGCGAGGCATTTGCGTCTTAGAAGCGA TGTTTTTAACCATttgcttgatgatgctccattGCCTGCTAATGAGGTGTCTTCGTCGGTTCTTGTTGTGACCTACTCACATGCTTCTTTGCAAAATGGAAGGGGTGCCATTGGAGGCAGTAAGCCTACCATGAATGGTGAAGTTGAGAAGGGATTGTTGACGTTGATATCTTCTGACACTCCTGGTCTTCAG GTATGTGATCCCAGTGGTCGATGGTATCTGGCAGACAGTGGGTTTGGGCCTGGAGATCTTTTACTTATAACAGGCAAGGCACTTAGCCATGCTACTGCTGGCCTATGTCCTGCTGCATCATATAGAGCTTCTCCTGATTATTTTCTGAGTCCTAATGGTGGAGGAAG gtcttctcttgcatatagGCTCATGCCACAGGGCAATGCTATATTAGATTGTTCCCCAATTGCAGCAGCTGGCCATGTTATTCCCCAAAGCTATGTTCGAATATCTGTAAGCCAATTTATGGATGACCTTGCTGCCGAAGAACTGATAGGCAGCAGATGTGATAATGCTGAT GCTGCTGCTCAACACAATGTGAATAAGGAGCCATCATTAAGAAGTGTTCTATCAGATCCTTTATC TGGCACATTCCTTGAAGATGCCATGCTTGTCTCATGTGGACATTCTTTTGGTGGTCTCATGCTGAGGAGAGTCATTGAAACG TCAAAATGTACTCTCTGCAATGTGGAAATTGAAACTGGTTCTTTGATCCCTAATCATG CTCTTAGAGCTGCAGCAGCTGCTGTCAAGCATGAGGATGATCGGAGGTTATTTCGTAATGCCGCTCTCCGAAAGCGGCGGAAAGAAATGGGTGACCAAATGGATTCAATGAGAAGAGTGAATGGG GAAAATGGAGATTTTACTGCTGCCGATGGACTTCAGCGGGGAGTACAATATCCATTTTTGGTAAATGAGAAAGTTGTTATTAAG GGCAACAGGAGAACACCAGAAAAATTTGTTGGGAAAGAAGCTGTGATTACATCTCAGTGTCTCAATGGCTG GTATTTGCTCAAGATTATTGAAACTGGAGAGAATGTCCGCCTGCAGTACCGTTCTCTTAGGAAGCTCTTAAACTCACCAGCGGACCAGTGCCCCTCCCAGCCAATTCAAAATAGCAGCTCTTAA
- the LOC114374784 gene encoding DNA repair protein XRCC2 homolog isoform X3, whose product MNKKEIEKWIGGDESASEMLSRVSSMRPFLFPPPLHRVPLRVGNVVELVGPSPSAKTHILIHAAITSVLPKCYGGLDHLVLFLDLDCRFDIARFSQLLIHRITQHGTDSYDKTLYALCMARFLYVRCYDSFEFLHTLRTLHCRLEKEKEVHGVGVHLLMIDSIGAFHWMDRASMFLSQRENSKNMEEGCSKNVARNHQNFQYREYMPSVWQSFVTHRILVRSSDEHPVTTNYQNSSFYLLEWLLPRLSFPDKIVVKDAGVFVDS is encoded by the exons ATGAACAAGAAAGAGATTGAAAAGTGGATTGGAGGAGATGAGAGTGCCTCGGAGATGCTGAGTAGAGTGAGCAGCATGCGACCTTTCTTGTTTCCTCCGCCGCTCCACAGGGTTCCTCTCCGCGTCGGAAACGTCGTCGAGCTTGTGGGGCCCTCTCCTTCCGCCAAAACGCACATTCTCATCCACGCCGCCATCACTTCCGTTCTCCCCAAATGCTACGGAGGCCTCGACCACTTGGTCCTCTTTCTCGACCTCGATTGTCGCTTCGACATTGCGCGCTTCTCCCAATTGCTCATTCATCGCATTACCCAACACGGAACGGATTCTTATGATAAAACGCTGTATGCTCTCTGTATGGCCCGTTTTTTGTACGTCCGTTGTTACGACAGCTTTGAATTTCTTCACACTCTCAGG ACATTGCATTGTCGCttagagaaggagaaagaagttcACGGAGTTGGTGTCCACCTCCTCATGATTGACAG CATCGGAGCTTTTCATTGGATGGATCGTGCATCGATGTTCTTGTCTCAAAGAGAAAACAGCAA GAATATGGAGGAAGGATGTTCAAAAAATGTGGCAAGAAACCATCAAAATTTCCAGTATCGTGAATACATGCCTTCTGTCTGGCAG TCCTTTGTTACACACAGAATACTTGTACGATCTTCAG ATGAGCATCCTGTTACAACCAATTATCAAAACTCTTCATTCTATTTGTTGGAATGGTTATTGCCAAGATTGAGTTTTCCGGATAAGATTGTAGTGAAAGAT GCTGGTGTCTTTGTTGATTCATGA
- the LOC114377439 gene encoding transcription initiation factor TFIID subunit 15-like, producing MASNPGNHAPSNGSVYVCNLPYGTDDIMLAEYFGTIGLIKKDKRTGRPKIWLYRDKETNEPKGDATVTYEDPHAAVAAVEWFNNKDFHGNTIGVFIAESKNKDEQAYNAAVEPVVADDVGGLEETTKDVNGGSGRGRGQNDSSGKAWQQDGDWLCLNTSCSNVNFAFRGACNRCGTARPAGASGISGAGGRGKGRAAQESGGIGRPAGGGLFGPNDWPCPMCGNINWAKRTKCNICNTNKPGHNEGGVRGGRGGGYKELDEEEIEETRRRRREAEDDGELYDEFGNLKKKYRAKTQQAEAARGLPGSGRAGWEVEELGIDRDARESRDRGRERNDGESRNRERSEKERPSSWNRERERGRDRDWDYVDRDRDYGRDRDRDRSRHRY from the exons ATGGCAAGCAATCCTGGAAATCATGCCCCTTCAAATGGGTCTGTCTATGTATGCAACTTGCCCTATGGGACTGACGATATTATGCTGGCTGAATATTTTGGTACCATCGGATTAATAAAG AAAGATAAACGTACAGGGAGACCAAAAATATGGTTATATCGAGACAAAGAAACTAATGAACCAAAAGGAGATGCTACCGTAACATATGAGGATCCGCATGCTGCTGTAGCTGCTGTTGAATGGTTTAACAACAAAGATTTTCATGGCAATACAATTGGAGTTTTTATAGCAGAGTCAAAAAACAAGGATGAGCAAGCATATAATGCAGCAGTTGAACCTGTAGTTGCTGATGATGTTGGTGGACTAGAGGAAACTACCAAGGATGTTAATGGTGGTAGTGGAAGAGGTAGAGGTCAAAATGATTCTTCAGGCAAAGCATGGCAACAAGATGGCGATTGGTTGTGTCTGAATACAAG TTGCTCCAATGTGAACTTTGCTTTTCGTGGTGCTTGTAATCGCTGTGGAACTGCTCGTCCTGCTGGTGCTTCTGGAATTTCAGGGGCTGGTGGCCGTGGCAAGGGACGTGCTGCACAAGAATCAGGGGGCATTGGCCGGCCAGCTGGTGGAGGACTCTTTGGTCCCAATGATTGGCCTTGTCCAAT gTGTGGGAATATCAATTGGGCAAAGCGGACTAAATGCAATATCTGCAATACAAATAAGCCTGGGCATAATGAGGGTGGTGTAAG AGGAGGACGAGGTGGAGGTTACAAAGAGCTTGATGAAGAGGAAATAGAAGAAACTAGACGTCGTAGAAGGGAAGCTGAA GATGATGGGGAGTTGTATGATGAATTTGGaaatcttaagaaaaaataCCGTGCCAAAACACAGCAAGCTGAAGCTGCACGTGGGCTTCCTGGTTCAGGGCGTGCTGGTTGGGAGGTCGAGGAACTAG GGATAGACAGGGATGCTAGAGAAAGTAGAGACAGAGGAAGGGAGCGCAATGATGGGGAGAGCAGGAACAGAGAGCGAAGCGAAAAAGAGAGGCCTAGCAGTTGGAATAGAGAGAGGGAGAGGGGAAGAGACCGAGATTGGGATTATGTTGATCGAGATAGAGATTATGGGCGAGATCGAGATCGGGACCGAAGTAGACACCGTTACTGA
- the LOC114374784 gene encoding DNA repair protein XRCC2 homolog isoform X2 gives MNKKEIEKWIGGDESASEMLSRVSSMRPFLFPPPLHRVPLRVGNVVELVGPSPSAKTHILIHAAITSVLPKCYGGLDHLVLFLDLDCRFDIARFSQLLIHRITQHGTDSYDKTLYALCMARFLYVRCYDSFEFLHTLRTLHCRLEKEKEVHGVGVHLLMIDSIGAFHWMDRASMFLSQRENSKKKLFLQTMSEAVVQNIRKLLQVHPMLIIATKSVVFGNRYSTASNDVKVNMEEGCSKNVARNHQNFQYREYMPSVWQVWTPLPLVTIANCFCHQP, from the exons ATGAACAAGAAAGAGATTGAAAAGTGGATTGGAGGAGATGAGAGTGCCTCGGAGATGCTGAGTAGAGTGAGCAGCATGCGACCTTTCTTGTTTCCTCCGCCGCTCCACAGGGTTCCTCTCCGCGTCGGAAACGTCGTCGAGCTTGTGGGGCCCTCTCCTTCCGCCAAAACGCACATTCTCATCCACGCCGCCATCACTTCCGTTCTCCCCAAATGCTACGGAGGCCTCGACCACTTGGTCCTCTTTCTCGACCTCGATTGTCGCTTCGACATTGCGCGCTTCTCCCAATTGCTCATTCATCGCATTACCCAACACGGAACGGATTCTTATGATAAAACGCTGTATGCTCTCTGTATGGCCCGTTTTTTGTACGTCCGTTGTTACGACAGCTTTGAATTTCTTCACACTCTCAGG ACATTGCATTGTCGCttagagaaggagaaagaagttcACGGAGTTGGTGTCCACCTCCTCATGATTGACAG CATCGGAGCTTTTCATTGGATGGATCGTGCATCGATGTTCTTGTCTCAAAGAGAAAACAGCAA AAAAAAACTTTTCCTTCAGACCATGTCAGAAGCTGTAGTTCAGAATATTAGAAAACTTCTTCAGGTGCACCCTATGCTTATTATAGCCACAAAGTCAGTGGTTTTTGGGAATAGATATTCTACAGCTTCAAATGATGTCAAAGT GAATATGGAGGAAGGATGTTCAAAAAATGTGGCAAGAAACCATCAAAATTTCCAGTATCGTGAATACATGCCTTCTGTCTGGCAG GTTTGGACTCCATTGCCACTGGTTACAATTGCCAATTGTTTTTGTCACCAGCCATGA
- the LOC114374784 gene encoding DNA repair protein XRCC2 homolog isoform X1 has protein sequence MNKKEIEKWIGGDESASEMLSRVSSMRPFLFPPPLHRVPLRVGNVVELVGPSPSAKTHILIHAAITSVLPKCYGGLDHLVLFLDLDCRFDIARFSQLLIHRITQHGTDSYDKTLYALCMARFLYVRCYDSFEFLHTLRTLHCRLEKEKEVHGVGVHLLMIDSIGAFHWMDRASMFLSQRENSKKKLFLQTMSEAVVQNIRKLLQVHPMLIIATKSVVFGNRYSTASNDVKVNMEEGCSKNVARNHQNFQYREYMPSVWQSFVTHRILVRSSDEHPVTTNYQNSSFYLLEWLLPRLSFPDKIVVKDAGVFVDS, from the exons ATGAACAAGAAAGAGATTGAAAAGTGGATTGGAGGAGATGAGAGTGCCTCGGAGATGCTGAGTAGAGTGAGCAGCATGCGACCTTTCTTGTTTCCTCCGCCGCTCCACAGGGTTCCTCTCCGCGTCGGAAACGTCGTCGAGCTTGTGGGGCCCTCTCCTTCCGCCAAAACGCACATTCTCATCCACGCCGCCATCACTTCCGTTCTCCCCAAATGCTACGGAGGCCTCGACCACTTGGTCCTCTTTCTCGACCTCGATTGTCGCTTCGACATTGCGCGCTTCTCCCAATTGCTCATTCATCGCATTACCCAACACGGAACGGATTCTTATGATAAAACGCTGTATGCTCTCTGTATGGCCCGTTTTTTGTACGTCCGTTGTTACGACAGCTTTGAATTTCTTCACACTCTCAGG ACATTGCATTGTCGCttagagaaggagaaagaagttcACGGAGTTGGTGTCCACCTCCTCATGATTGACAG CATCGGAGCTTTTCATTGGATGGATCGTGCATCGATGTTCTTGTCTCAAAGAGAAAACAGCAA AAAAAAACTTTTCCTTCAGACCATGTCAGAAGCTGTAGTTCAGAATATTAGAAAACTTCTTCAGGTGCACCCTATGCTTATTATAGCCACAAAGTCAGTGGTTTTTGGGAATAGATATTCTACAGCTTCAAATGATGTCAAAGT GAATATGGAGGAAGGATGTTCAAAAAATGTGGCAAGAAACCATCAAAATTTCCAGTATCGTGAATACATGCCTTCTGTCTGGCAG TCCTTTGTTACACACAGAATACTTGTACGATCTTCAG ATGAGCATCCTGTTACAACCAATTATCAAAACTCTTCATTCTATTTGTTGGAATGGTTATTGCCAAGATTGAGTTTTCCGGATAAGATTGTAGTGAAAGAT GCTGGTGTCTTTGTTGATTCATGA